TACGAATCGATACGGAATAGGTTTCTTTATTATTCATATGTAGTAAAGCATTTTCCCTGGAATACTTTAATACGTGTTTCATATTTATGATGGTGGAACGGTTGCACTGGCAGAAACCGGAATTCAAGGTTGAATGGAATTCTTTTAATGAGCCTGAAACCTGACGTATTCCGGTTTTTGTATGAACGATGATCTTGTGGGAATCGTCGCTGGTCGTAATTGCTACAATGTCATTTTGATCCAGAACCAGCGAATCTTTATCCAGCTTTATGGATAAAAGACGATTGGAGGAGTCCAGCTGAGTCTTATAATTTGTTTCCGCATTTTGTATGCAGGAGCAGATCTGATCTGGTAAGGTTTCTGTTTCATCTTTTGTAATGAAGTCCATTGCTTCCACCTTATAGCGGAAGGTAAGAATAGCCATTTCACTGTGAGTAGTTACAAAGACAACATATCCCCTTGGATCATATTTGCGTATTTCCTGAGCCAGTTCAATTCCATTTTTATTTGACTGCAAATCAATGTCCAGAAAATAAAGTCCGGTAATGTTGGAGCGCCTTCGCATGGAAAGCAGTTCTTCCGGGTTTGAGGTTGCACAATAAAGCTTGGATTCTGTTGGGTTCATTATTAGATATTTTTCTATAATGTGTTACCAGCGGCTTAATTGCCTGTTATCATCTTCACAAAGGTATATGTGGATCATTTTTGTACTCCTTATTAATCATTATGCATTAGGATTAGTTCTTGTGTAAAATAAGGTTCTTCATATGTTGTATTCCAGATAGTATTTTCATAATTTTTTAAAATTAAATCTACGTTAAAAAGTCCGATACCTCTATTTTCACCTTTTGTTGAAATTTCGTGGCTACGAAGCTCTGATATGGCATGGGACGGAGGAAGGGCGGTGTTTTGGATGATGAGATGGAGATTTTTTTCTTTATAAAAAATGCAAAAATGCACTTCCTTTTCTTCTGTTTCCATAGCAGCTTCCATGGCATTGTCTAAAAATATACCCAGGACCCGGGAAAGATCCAGGCAATCCATATTTAGATCATTAATAGGTTCTGTCAGTTCTATTTCCGCTTTGATGCCTATCTCCATCATATAGACAAATTTGGAGGAGAGAAGGCTTTTAATTGCGGTGTTTTTAATATTTGATAGAGCTCCCAGTTTGGTATCCGATTCTGTAAATGCACGGCTGATGGGGAGGATTCTTTCTCCGTAATATTCCTTTAGTCCATCCATATCATCTTCTTTCAGATATCCTGACATAGTAACAAGT
This genomic stretch from Lacrimispora sphenoides harbors:
- a CDS encoding LytR/AlgR family response regulator transcription factor, whose product is MNPTESKLYCATSNPEELLSMRRRSNITGLYFLDIDLQSNKNGIELAQEIRKYDPRGYVVFVTTHSEMAILTFRYKVEAMDFITKDETETLPDQICSCIQNAETNYKTQLDSSNRLLSIKLDKDSLVLDQNDIVAITTSDDSHKIIVHTKTGIRQVSGSLKEFHSTLNSGFCQCNRSTIINMKHVLKYSRENALLHMNNKETYSVSIRMMGKVQKALNNIHI